A genomic stretch from Schistosoma haematobium chromosome 2, whole genome shotgun sequence includes:
- the KXD1 gene encoding KxDL motif-containing protein 1 (EggNog:ENOG410N2XY~COG:S), whose product MSSSQSPNFSIGNLTDSSEAVNIIVLQESMLTKFEKTNEMLRTVSELSDGRCRILFTELTAHTKTITSLKKEMDDIFKRIRSIKKLLCSNFPEDMERLHQHFRSRDSDDNEDCDVIPKALQTSDCVTVSKTMETVCEDSSLE is encoded by the coding sequence ATGTCATCCTCTCAGTCGCCTAATTTTTCTATCGGAAATTTGACCGATTCTTCAGAGGCAGTAAATATAATTGTTTTACAAGAATCTATGCTTACCAAGTTCGAAAAAACAAATGAGATGCTTCGAACGGTTTCTGAGCTTTCTGACGGAAGATGTAGAATACTGTTTACAGAATTAACTGCTCATACAAAGACAATAACATCACTAAAAAAGGAAATGGATGATATCTTCAAACGTATCCGATccataaaaaaattattgtgtTCGAATTTTCCAGAGGATATGGAAAGACTTCATCAACATTTCCGTAGTAGAGATTCCGATGATAATGAAGACTGTGATGTTATTCCGAAGGCGTTGCAGACATCGGATTGCGTAACAGTCTCTAAAACAATGGAAACAGTCTGTGAGGACTCTTCTTTGGAATAA